aaaaaaaccgggcgttgtggtgggtgcctgtttgaagttgctatgagttgtgatgctatggtactctaccgagggcaacatagtgagactttgtctcaaaattaataaataaatatgtagaattgccatttgatccagcaattgtACTTCTGATTATGTAACCAACATAATTGAAAACAagatcttttttaaagtttttttagcACTTTATTATTCAACAAATTCTTTCATATTAACTCGTTCCTCATAACaacactttaaaattattattattttatttactttaatgaAGAtagagaatctttcttttttattattattaaatcacactggttaagatagccttcctggcattttcttagttattgtggaatattatgcagccttaaagaaagatggaaactttaccactttcatgtttacatggatggagctggaacatattcatcttagtaaagtatctcaagattggaagaaaaagtatccaatgtactcagccctactatgaaaccaatttatggctttcatatgaaagctataacccagttacaacctaagaacatggggaaaggggagagggatgggaggggtgagggtaggatgggtggagggagggtgattggtgggattatacctacggtgcatcttacaagggtacatgtgaaacttactaaatgtagaatataaatgtcttaaaacaataactaagaaaacaagATCTTGATGAGATATTTGTATGCTCATCGACAGGAgcaagcaacccaagtgcccgtccATGAATGAACGGGTATTTTACAAGATACACATACAATGGGAAATTacttaatctttaaaaaacagaaggatattctgacacatgctacaaggATGAAGGTTGATACAGCGtatgaaatgaaataagccacttacaaaaagacaaatacggTACAAGCCCACTTATGTGACCTATCTAGTGTGGTCAATGGCATAGAGTTACACAGTAGAATGGCAGTTGCCAGGGCTTTAGGGTAGAAGGAATGGGGAGTTGTTGCAATTTAACTGGTATGGAATTTCagttatacaaaaattaaaatgtttctgggGATCAGCTACACAACAGTGGGAACATACTTAACAATGTTACAGTGTATACTTAAAATGGTTGAGATGGTAAATTTATGTTATAAACATTTTACCAcagttaataaattttaaatacacgtattttaaaaactggtaaaTTGCAAGGCTGCTAGGGAGTAGTTAAACTTCACCTGCAGGAGTTGCACATGATTAAATTGATTTAGGTCAGCTTTTAACAGGTGACAAAGATACAGTTGTGGCTCAAGTAAAGCAATGAAATATAACTCTCTCCACCATAACTCACCCTCTGGTTAGTTAATATAGCTATAGTTAGCTATATTCCACACAGCCTCAGAAAATCTCTCCAAAAACCTATTTTAAAGCTTTGCATCCATTGGCTTCCTAACATTTTTCAGTAAAGCAGAATCAAACGGACATGGCCATCAAGGATGCTTTAGTAACGGGCACACAGAGGCTCAGCCTGGGAACCAGATCGACCTGGGACTGCCCCTCAGCACCACCACTGTGTGAGCTGAAAGAAGTCTCCTGAGCAACCCTGCACCTCAGTTCCTCACATGTGATACATGCAGCATGCTTAGTAAATAACAATGCCTGGCCCACCGTCAGCTCCTCTGGGCCCAGAGTGATTAAGAGACTCCACATCTGGCCATGATCAATGACAAAGAGACTATTGCTTAGAGAGCCATCATCCCGATAACAAACCCACGCATAGTTTGCTCCATATAACAGAGGCAGCACCAACAGCCAAAGAAATAAAGTTAGGTCTGGCAGAGCGTAGACATGTGGGAAGGAAGTGGCTAAGGAAAGAGAGTGGGGACCAAATTGTTGCTAGGAACCAGATTACAGCTAGGAACTGTTCCCTGGTGAGAACATACCCAGTGAGGAGTTCCTAGGGACCTTTAACTGACCTAGGGatcattaccatctaattagcatagcatgggTGGGGCTTTTGTGAAGGATTCTGGGAAAGAGGTATGGGTAGAAAGGGAAACATTCTACCATAACAAGTATAACCAAACTGTTATGTAATCTGTTTTATAATCCCAACCTGTCAATCGCCCCCTAGGCCAGGAATGATAACCAGTCCTcccaggagggaggtgggatAAACTAGTGAGCACATCAAAGGCAGTGTGGGCTCAGACTAGACTTTGGGGTCTTTCTCAACTCATGGAGACTAACTCGTTCCCCCTTTTCTGGGACATATTTTCACATTGTTTCGTCCTGTgtagttttcttctttgcttttacttcatatagcttctttctttttgctaTAATAAACTAGCATTGCTCTGTACCTGTGATCACTCCATCATCAGCTCAACTTGGTCCCAGTACTCATTCATAATCCTGGGAACCAGCAGACCATAAAACATACAGAGAGACCTAACAGTAAACTGTCTCCGTTGGAGTTTCATCATTCATCAAAACACAAAGTGTCCTAAAATCACTTTGTATCAcctcatataaatgaaaaatgtttggtCCCTCCTCCGGTCTTTGAATCACACCTCAGAATTGTCAGACATTACCGGGCCATGATAATCTTCTCAAATTTTCTCATTCATCATGTGGCTGCACtagcagaaaataagcaaaagcaaTTTCTTTGATGGCTACTCAATGTCTACATCATCAAATCTCAACTCTAACGTAACTACTGCTTAAATTTTCCTACATACCTGCCACCCACCTTCtccaatttcatttctttttaaaaatttttacatatatatgtgtttattaggtttccattttttgtcttcacaaaactaaaaaggcttcaaatttaataacaataacaatgtttaaaataaggactagaaacagaaacttcgtaaagaacgaacgaacataggGCCGCGCAGGTGAGCACCGCTTCCGGGTCGAGCGCCCGGGTCGCAGCCGGCTCCCGCTTCCACTCGGTCGAGCGCGGGAGACTATGGCGTCCTCCTCCGTCCCACCGGCCACCGTACCGGCGGCGACAGCGGGCCCTGGCCCGGGTTTCAGCTTCGCTTCCAAAACCAAGAAGAAGAATTTCGTGCAGCAGAAGTTGAAGGTGTTCCGGGCGGCCGACCCGCTGGTGGGCGTGTTCCTGTGGGGCGTAGCCCACTCGATCAATGAGCTCAGCCAGGTACCTCCCCCAGTGATGCTGCCGCCAGACGACTTTAAGGCCAGCTCCAAGATCAAGGTCAACAATTACCTTTTCCACAGGGAAAATCTGCCCAGTCATTTCAACTTCAAAGAGTATCGTCCTCAGGTCTTCAGGAACCTCCGTGATCGATTTGGCATTGATGACCAGGATTACTTGGTGTCCCTCACCCGAAGCCCCCACAATGAAAGTGAAGACAGTGACGGTCGTTTCCTTATCTCCTATGATCCGACTCTGGTCATCAAAGAAGTATCCAGTGAGGACATTGCTGACATGCATAGCAACCTCTCCAACTACCACCAGTACATTGTgaagtgccatggcaacacactTTTGCCCCAGTTCCTGGGGATGTACCGAGTCAGTGTGGACAATGAAGACAGCTACATGCTTGTGATGCGCAGTATGTTTAGCCACCGTCTTCCTGTGCACAGGAAGTATGACATCAAGGGTTCCTTAGTGTCCCGGGAAGCCAGTGATAAGGAAAAGGTTAAAGAATTGCCCACCCTTAAGGATATGGACTTTCTCAACAAGAACCAGAAAGTTTACATTGgtgaagaggagaagaaagtgtTTCTAGAGAAGCTAAAGAGAGATGTGGAGTTTCTAGTGCAGCTAAAGATCATGGACTACAGCCTTCTGCTGGGCATCCACGACATCGTTCGGGGCTCTGAACCAGAGGAGGAGGGGTCCATTCGGGAGGATGAGTCAGAGGGGGATGGGGACTGTGGCCTGACTGGACCTCCTGCTCTGGTGGGCTCCTACGACATCTCCCCGGAGAGTATCGGAGGCTACATGCATTCCCATCGGCCCCTGGGCCCTGGAGAGTTTGAGTCCTTCATTGATGTCTAGCCATCCGGAGTGCTGAGAGAGCCCCCCAGAAGGAAGCGTATTTCATGGGCTTCATTGACATCCTGACACAGTATGATGCCAAGAAGAAAGCAGCTCATGCAGCCAAAACTGTCAAGCAtggggctggggcagagatctCTACTGTCCATCCTGAGCAGTATGCTAAGCGGTTCCTGGATTTTATTACCAACATCTTTGCTTAAGAGACTGCATGACTCTGTGATGTTCAAGGTGGTGGGGTTCTCAGAGGCTTGAGGGAATTGTGGATATTCTAGCCActacttctcttcttcctttcctaaatTTAGGCTGCAGGCTCCTTCCATCCAAGTAACTCCATCTTGTTGAGTAGGCTATTTCTGGACCTCAGAAATACATTGTCCTTTCTTCCCTTCGTccatttttcttccctctgccccagcctgtctgcttgctttattagAGTGTTATTGTTGACTCTCTCCCAAGTGCCTAGCTCTTTGTAAAATGTTCTCTTGTTTCTATAAAATAGGAGCTGGGGGAAGGGGGTTGTTTGCCATCGTCAGGACCTGACTGGACAGATGAACCTCATTCAAGCAACTACTCCGGATGCACTTTGCTGTGTAGAATGAACTAAGAGTGTTTGAATTTTGCTGACAAACTTTATAGAATTCACTGTGGCATGCCTCCCTCCTGGTAGGCCCTGGGATGGAGGATTTTGAAGACACTAAGGATGTAGGAGCAGGCATGCACACACATCATAAAATATGGCCAATCTTACATACAGAGGTGGGGTGGAGAATGGTCAGTAGGCTGGCACCTCATGCAGGTGGGACCTAAGAGGACTTTTGTGATTATGCAGGGAACTGGAGAGAATCTCTCTTAAGGACTGACTAATCTCTTCTTTCACCCCATTTCCACCCCCACCTACATGGGCATAGGAGCCCAGAGAGGGCCAAAAGCATTCAAGCCTGGGTGAAGGTGTTTGATTATTGCTTCTCGTCACCAGGACCTCACATCCCTCCTGGGGCTGGAACCCTTCCGTAGGGGTGTGGCCAGTTATGCAGGCTGTGATGATGGGCTAGGGGGTGTAAGATTCATTTCCCATATTAAGTTTCCTTTGTTCCTGCCTAGCCATTCCCAAGGTTTATTCCCAGCAGAAGAGAATActctatagaaaaaaaaggactACCTTTACCGGGATCAATTCTGGTTATTTCAAGAGGATGGATGTTGCAAGTGTGGGAACTTCCTCTACTTCTGGAGGTGTGTGCTTTGCAtgtttccttcccccaccccttatAAACTCTTTTTCCAGTTGGATTTGTTATTATTGTGTTCTCTTCTGTCCTGTCTTATACTGTTACTGTGTCTCCCATCTCTGGGACAGATGGCCTTCTTTGTCATCTTCACTCTCCACTCCCAGAGAGGAGTCAGAGCCATAACTCAATCACCCAGCCCTCTCCAAAGATAGTAGAGTTGATGCATGATATTCTCAGAATGTAGGAGACCCTGATGAGCTGAGATGGATTGTTCTCCCCTCCAGCCTGCTTCCTTTGGGGCTAAGGCACCCATTCTTCTTGCTATCCTCCATCCCCCTTAAGacttccatatttttttaaaacataaagatgGGTACCAGCAACGGGCCTGCAGGTATGCAGAGCCTCCTTTGCTCTGTTTCCGGCTGAACTAATTAGACTTGCAAAAAGTCATGAGATCATAAGGGAGAAGCCCAATCCCCCTGCACCTTAAGCTCCAAGGAAGGTAGCAAGAGGAGTCCCCAGTAAGGGGCTGGAGTCCCTATAAAACCTTTCTGTCAGGGGCCCAATGGGTCTTTCATTCCAACCATCTGCCTTTCCCCTGCTGAATTCAATAAAACTCTGACACCAGCAACCGTTGTTCTTTGAAAATGGGTTTTCTGACCACATGGCTTATGTATCCTGGCAGTATGGTCTTTATTtgttgcttctgtttttcttgttttattaataataaaaaaagtcttgtgaaaaaaaaaagaatgaatgaacataacgaacataaatacattcaggaaaggaatcagacaattgctacattgaaatattaagcaataataatgcaaGGAAAGTAACAAAAGAGTATATcaagtaagagtatgtctattatagaatgctttgattctgagattcagtatggagtcatcagttaactttttcttattatttttttgaaatatcaaaaaatagaccactaatatttataaataaagtaaaagataatttcaattccttccccagtttcatttctttatgtttc
This Nycticebus coucang isolate mNycCou1 chromosome 1, mNycCou1.pri, whole genome shotgun sequence DNA region includes the following protein-coding sequences:
- the LOC128582310 gene encoding LOW QUALITY PROTEIN: phosphatidylinositol 5-phosphate 4-kinase type-2 gamma-like (The sequence of the model RefSeq protein was modified relative to this genomic sequence to represent the inferred CDS: inserted 1 base in 1 codon), encoding MASSSVPPATVPAATAGPGPGFSFASKTKKKNFVQQKLKVFRAADPLVGVFLWGVAHSINELSQVPPPVMLPPDDFKASSKIKVNNYLFHRENLPSHFNFKEYRPQVFRNLRDRFGIDDQDYLVSLTRSPHNESEDSDGRFLISYDPTLVIKEVSSEDIADMHSNLSNYHQYIVKCHGNTLLPQFLGMYRVSVDNEDSYMLVMRSMFSHRLPVHRKYDIKGSLVSREASDKEKVKELPTLKDMDFLNKNQKVYIGEEEKKVFLEKLKRDVEFLVQLKIMDYSLLLGIHDIVRGSEPEEEGSIREDESEGDGDCGLTGPPALVGSYDISPESIGGYMHSHRPLGPGEFESFIDVXAIRSAERAPQKEAYFMGFIDILTQYDAKKKAAHAAKTVKHGAGAEISTVHPEQYAKRFLDFITNIFA